Proteins encoded by one window of Bauldia sp.:
- a CDS encoding UvrD-helicase domain-containing protein has product MTDPAKRRDDDDAPLLDPGSGSGAGSLAASVGEPGDDVAAPGPKPGGIAARASGRGAVPEYLARLNPEQRAAVEATEGPVLVLAGAGTGKTRVLTTRVAHLLATGKAKPWQILCVTFTNKAAREMRTRVGDLIGGVVEGMQWLGTFHSIGAKMLRRHAELAGLKSDFTILDTDDQIRLMKQIIQAENIDEKRWPARQLAGMIDHWKNRGQAPGDVSDADGRAFADGKGKKLYAAYQARLRTLNAADFGDLLLEPLRIMRANPDVLADYHQRFRYLLVDEYQDTNVAQYLWLRLLAQAPPASPGSTPTSEGVDGRDKPGHDGKRKSVANICCVGDDDQSIYGWRGAEVDNILRFEKDFPGAVVIRLERNYRSTSHILGAASHLIAHNEGRLGKTLFTDDVDPDAVRVSVASSWDSEQEARTIGEEIEALQAKGHKLNEIAILVRASFQMRAFEDRFIALGLPYRVIGGPRFYERQEVRDALAYFRATAQPADDLAFERIVNVPRRGIGETTVKALHDRARLRQVPLMQAAAELAETDELAGKTRASLRDLLGAFARWRSQIETLSHTELAELILEESGYTEMWQADRSADAPGRLENLKELVRSMEEFDNLQGFLEHISLVMDAEAEAGNDAVSIMTLHSAKGLEFDTVFLPGWEEGLFPSQRTLDENGKAGLEEERRLAYVGITRARKRAFIRFAANRRMHGLWQSGMPSRFLDELPEAHVDVVEDTSAYGGYGSAAYGASRFDTRDPFQNTYATPGWQRAQKRGAEEAKKNGGRKGSNFDHPLSSGPRLIEGELVAKSVIGGTSDYRAGERIFHQKFGYGRIASIDGNKLTVDFEKAGQKKVLDSFVERH; this is encoded by the coding sequence ATGACCGACCCTGCCAAACGCCGTGACGATGACGACGCCCCGTTGCTGGACCCCGGATCGGGGTCCGGGGCAGGCTCGCTCGCCGCGTCTGTTGGCGAGCCCGGCGACGATGTTGCCGCGCCCGGGCCGAAGCCCGGCGGCATCGCGGCGCGCGCCTCGGGGCGCGGCGCCGTGCCGGAGTATCTGGCGCGGCTGAACCCGGAACAGCGCGCCGCCGTCGAGGCGACCGAGGGGCCGGTGCTGGTGCTGGCCGGCGCGGGCACCGGCAAGACGCGCGTGCTGACCACGCGGGTGGCGCACCTGCTCGCCACCGGCAAGGCCAAGCCGTGGCAGATCCTCTGCGTCACCTTCACCAACAAGGCGGCGCGCGAGATGAGGACGCGCGTCGGCGATCTCATCGGCGGCGTCGTCGAGGGCATGCAGTGGCTGGGCACGTTCCACTCGATCGGCGCCAAGATGCTGCGCCGGCACGCGGAACTCGCCGGGCTGAAATCTGACTTCACCATCCTCGACACCGACGACCAGATCCGCCTGATGAAGCAGATCATCCAGGCGGAGAACATCGACGAGAAGCGCTGGCCGGCGCGCCAGCTCGCCGGGATGATCGACCATTGGAAGAACCGCGGGCAGGCCCCTGGCGACGTCTCCGATGCCGACGGCCGCGCCTTCGCCGACGGCAAGGGCAAGAAGCTCTACGCCGCCTATCAGGCGCGGCTGCGCACGCTGAACGCCGCCGACTTCGGCGACCTGCTGCTCGAGCCGCTCCGGATCATGCGCGCCAATCCGGATGTGCTGGCGGACTACCACCAGCGCTTCCGCTACCTGCTGGTCGACGAGTATCAGGACACCAACGTCGCGCAGTATCTCTGGCTGCGGCTGCTCGCCCAGGCCCCGCCGGCATCGCCGGGCAGCACGCCGACCAGTGAAGGCGTGGATGGCCGGGACAAGCCCGGCCATGACGGCAAAAGAAAAAGCGTCGCGAACATCTGCTGCGTCGGCGACGACGACCAGTCGATTTACGGCTGGCGCGGCGCCGAGGTCGACAACATCCTGCGCTTCGAGAAAGATTTTCCCGGCGCGGTCGTCATCCGCCTGGAGCGGAACTATCGTTCGACCTCGCATATCCTCGGCGCCGCCTCGCACCTGATCGCGCACAACGAAGGCCGCCTTGGCAAGACGCTGTTCACCGACGACGTCGATCCGGACGCGGTGCGTGTCTCCGTCGCTTCCTCGTGGGACAGCGAGCAGGAAGCGCGCACCATCGGCGAGGAGATCGAGGCGCTGCAGGCCAAGGGGCACAAACTGAACGAGATCGCGATCCTGGTGCGCGCCTCGTTCCAGATGCGCGCCTTCGAGGATCGCTTCATCGCGCTGGGGCTGCCCTATCGCGTCATCGGCGGCCCGCGTTTCTATGAGCGGCAGGAGGTGCGCGATGCGCTGGCCTATTTCCGCGCCACCGCGCAGCCGGCCGACGACCTCGCCTTCGAGCGCATCGTCAACGTGCCGCGCCGCGGCATCGGCGAGACGACGGTGAAGGCGCTGCACGACCGCGCGCGCCTCCGCCAAGTACCGCTGATGCAGGCGGCGGCGGAGCTTGCCGAGACGGATGAGCTCGCCGGCAAGACGCGCGCCTCGCTCCGCGATCTGCTCGGCGCCTTCGCGCGCTGGCGTTCGCAGATCGAGACGCTGTCGCACACCGAGCTGGCGGAGCTGATCCTCGAGGAAAGCGGTTACACCGAGATGTGGCAGGCCGACCGCTCGGCCGATGCGCCGGGGCGGCTGGAAAACCTCAAGGAACTCGTCCGCTCGATGGAGGAGTTCGACAACCTGCAGGGCTTCCTCGAGCACATCTCGCTGGTGATGGATGCCGAGGCCGAGGCAGGCAACGACGCCGTCTCGATCATGACGCTGCATTCGGCCAAGGGGCTGGAGTTCGACACTGTCTTCCTGCCCGGCTGGGAGGAAGGCCTGTTCCCCTCGCAGCGCACGCTAGACGAGAACGGCAAGGCCGGCCTCGAGGAGGAGCGCCGCCTCGCCTATGTCGGCATCACGCGGGCGCGCAAGCGCGCGTTCATCCGCTTCGCCGCCAACCGCCGCATGCATGGGCTCTGGCAGTCCGGCATGCCGTCACGGTTCCTCGACGAACTGCCCGAGGCGCACGTCGATGTCGTCGAGGATACGTCGGCCTATGGCGGCTACGGCTCGGCGGCATACGGCGCCTCGCGCTTCGACACGCGCGATCCGTTCCAGAACACGTACGCCACGCCGGGCTGGCAGCGTGCCCAGAAGCGCGGCGCCGAGGAGGCGAAGAAAAACGGCGGCCGCAAGGGCTCCAACTTCGACCACCCGCTGAGCTCGGGGCCGCGGCTGATCGAGGGTGAGCTGGTGGCGAAATCGGTGATCGGCGGCACCAGCGACTACCGCGCCGGCGAACGCATCTTCCACCAGAAATTCGGCTACGGCCGCATCGCCTCGATCGACGGCAACAAGCTCACCGTCGATTTCGAAAAGGCCGGGCAGAAGAAGGTGCTGGATTCGTTTGTGGAGCGGCACTAG
- a CDS encoding lysophospholipid acyltransferase family protein — MSERSVVPTAANDAASDLSSLAIQSVARRMAPLGSSGVPTVGQVFRRRLPFARMLDRLLLRFVTLVARRQVAAISGIEHILGPQPFILALNHSIKREAVIVPALLVFHRGGRLIHFWSDWVYRLVPGLALILRRAGTIVVITKPGRPRALNALKPLFAPAKPAIEQARAHLMAHRPIGVFPEGTVNRNRRRLLPGRYGTARLSLETGVPVVPAGIVFPSAPAGSGPIPERETMEIRIGAPLTPPHYAGARPTHDEIRAWHATIMREIARLSGKTWEPIRDSGEDRDEQAAAAA; from the coding sequence ATGAGCGAACGCAGCGTGGTGCCGACGGCGGCCAACGACGCCGCCTCCGACCTGTCGTCGCTGGCGATCCAGTCGGTGGCGCGCCGCATGGCGCCGCTTGGCTCCAGCGGCGTGCCGACGGTCGGGCAGGTGTTCCGCCGCCGCCTGCCGTTCGCGCGCATGCTCGACCGGCTGCTGCTCCGCTTCGTGACGCTGGTGGCGCGCCGCCAGGTCGCGGCGATCAGCGGCATCGAGCACATCCTCGGCCCGCAGCCCTTCATCCTGGCGCTCAACCACAGCATCAAGCGCGAAGCCGTCATCGTGCCGGCGCTGCTCGTCTTCCACCGCGGCGGCCGGCTCATCCATTTCTGGTCGGACTGGGTCTATCGCCTGGTGCCCGGGCTGGCGCTGATCCTCCGCCGTGCCGGCACCATCGTCGTCATCACCAAGCCCGGCCGGCCGCGTGCGTTGAATGCGCTGAAGCCGCTGTTCGCACCGGCAAAGCCGGCGATCGAGCAGGCGCGCGCCCATCTCATGGCGCACCGTCCGATCGGCGTGTTCCCGGAGGGCACCGTCAACCGCAACCGCCGCCGTCTGCTCCCCGGGCGCTACGGCACCGCCCGCCTGTCGCTCGAAACCGGCGTGCCGGTCGTCCCCGCCGGCATCGTCTTCCCGTCGGCGCCCGCCGGCAGCGGCCCGATCCCCGAACGCGAGACGATGGAAATCCGCATCGGCGCGCCGCTCACCCCGCCGCACTACGCCGGCGCCCGGCCGACACACGACGAGATCCGCGCCTGGCACGCAACGATCATGCGCGAGATTGCGCGGCTCTCCGGCAAGACGTGGGAACCGATCCGCGACAGCGGCGAGGATCGCGACGAGCAAGCCGCGGCGGCAGCCTGA
- a CDS encoding GNAT family N-acetyltransferase codes for MADRSDITVRRVVDEAGRADVLGILKATYLAEKRWISNPEGQFPSSDLERDDIVWFVAEAGGVPAGVVRILNDPPIAAYAKYQLTALDPAIRVEDFIGQPGIAEVGRFAVLPDSRKRLMVAATLMRAVTIDCLQRGVTHLITDVFEDDPHSPFGFHTRVLGFRPVATHDVGELASTSRRITLLLDIIGAHRRLRGLNHWFYRYLKDAMPAALHGRLAA; via the coding sequence ATGGCCGACCGGTCAGACATCACGGTGCGACGCGTTGTCGATGAAGCAGGCCGGGCCGACGTGCTCGGCATCCTCAAGGCGACCTATCTCGCCGAGAAGCGCTGGATCAGCAATCCCGAGGGCCAGTTTCCGTCGTCCGATCTCGAGCGCGACGATATCGTCTGGTTCGTCGCGGAAGCCGGCGGCGTGCCGGCCGGCGTGGTGCGCATCCTCAACGATCCGCCGATCGCGGCCTACGCCAAGTACCAGCTCACCGCGCTCGATCCGGCGATCCGCGTCGAAGACTTCATCGGCCAGCCCGGCATCGCCGAGGTCGGCCGCTTCGCCGTGCTGCCCGACAGCCGCAAGCGCCTGATGGTCGCCGCGACGCTCATGCGCGCCGTCACCATCGACTGCCTGCAGCGCGGCGTGACGCATCTCATCACCGACGTGTTCGAGGACGATCCGCACAGCCCGTTCGGCTTCCACACGCGCGTGCTGGGCTTCCGCCCGGTCGCCACCCACGACGTCGGCGAGCTCGCCAGCACCAGCCGGCGCATCACGCTGCTCCTCGACATCATCGGGGCGCACCGGCGCCTGCGCGGCCTCAACCACTGGTTCTACCGCTATCTCAAGGACGCGATGCCGGCGGCCCTCCACGGCCGGCTGGCGGCGTGA
- a CDS encoding aminopeptidase P family protein produces the protein MTGTPAKSSAATRLTALRASLVASGLTGLIVPHADEHQSEYLPASAERLAWLTGFTGSAGLAIVLATEAAIFIDGRYTLQAAQQVDVASFAREHLIEHPPAKWLAAHAKKGDRIGYDPWLMTVAEVRRFAEACETAEAALVPVTANPLDALWRDRPAAPMAPVSLQPAALAGEEAAAKIARLQAGLAERKIDAAVITQADSVAWLLNVRGGDVAHNPVALAYAVLPAAGKPELFIDGRKLSNSIRATLAEIADPREPAALTAALTELGGKRVLIDPQTTSQAVAGAVTAAGGMLVEGSDPVVLPRARKNATEIAGIRRAHVRDGAAMVRFLAWFDREGASGRYDEIALSDKLREFRADTATKDGSELVDLSFDSISGAGPNGAVIHYRASPESARVLRPGELYLIDSGAQYRDGTTDITRTISTGNPTPEMRDRFTRVLKGHIGIATARFPVGASGAQIDSFARRALWEAGLDFDHGTGHGVGAFLSVHEGPARISKVSTVPLEPGMLLSNEPGYYRTGAYGIRIENLVLVLPPQEIAGGERPILSFETVSFAPIDTRLVDAALLTAEERAWLNAYHTALPAKLGHLLGADDKAWLLAATKPILDTGQISP, from the coding sequence ATGACCGGAACGCCCGCCAAATCCAGCGCCGCGACGCGCCTGACGGCGCTCCGCGCCTCGCTCGTTGCTTCCGGGCTGACCGGCCTCATCGTGCCGCACGCCGACGAACACCAGAGCGAATACCTGCCGGCGTCCGCCGAACGGCTGGCGTGGCTGACCGGCTTCACCGGTTCGGCCGGCCTCGCCATCGTGCTGGCGACCGAGGCGGCGATCTTCATCGACGGCCGCTACACGCTGCAGGCCGCGCAGCAGGTCGACGTCGCATCGTTTGCGCGCGAGCACCTGATCGAGCATCCGCCGGCGAAGTGGCTGGCGGCGCATGCGAAGAAGGGCGATCGCATAGGCTACGACCCGTGGCTGATGACCGTCGCCGAGGTGCGCCGCTTCGCCGAGGCCTGCGAAACGGCGGAGGCGGCGCTCGTGCCAGTGACCGCCAATCCGCTCGACGCGCTGTGGCGCGACCGGCCGGCGGCGCCGATGGCGCCGGTGTCGCTGCAGCCGGCGGCGCTCGCCGGCGAGGAAGCGGCCGCTAAGATCGCGCGCCTGCAGGCGGGGCTGGCCGAACGGAAAATCGACGCGGCGGTGATCACGCAGGCGGACTCGGTCGCCTGGCTGCTCAACGTTCGCGGCGGCGACGTAGCGCACAATCCGGTGGCACTCGCCTACGCCGTGCTGCCCGCCGCGGGAAAGCCGGAACTGTTCATCGACGGGCGCAAGCTTTCCAACAGCATCCGCGCGACGCTCGCCGAGATCGCCGATCCGCGCGAGCCGGCGGCGCTGACGGCGGCACTCACCGAACTTGGCGGCAAGCGCGTGCTGATCGACCCGCAGACCACGAGCCAGGCCGTCGCCGGCGCGGTGACCGCCGCCGGCGGCATGCTGGTCGAAGGCAGCGATCCGGTCGTGCTGCCGCGCGCCCGCAAGAACGCCACCGAGATCGCCGGCATCCGCCGCGCCCACGTCCGCGACGGCGCCGCGATGGTGCGCTTCCTGGCGTGGTTCGATCGCGAAGGCGCCAGCGGCCGCTACGACGAGATCGCGCTCTCCGACAAGCTCCGCGAATTTCGCGCCGACACTGCGACAAAGGATGGCTCGGAGCTGGTCGATCTGTCGTTCGATTCGATTTCCGGCGCCGGGCCGAACGGCGCAGTCATCCACTATCGCGCCTCGCCGGAAAGCGCGCGTGTCCTCAGGCCCGGCGAGCTGTACCTGATCGATTCCGGCGCGCAGTACCGCGACGGCACCACCGACATCACTCGCACGATTTCGACCGGCAATCCGACGCCCGAGATGCGCGACCGCTTCACCCGCGTGCTCAAGGGACACATCGGCATCGCGACGGCGCGCTTTCCCGTTGGCGCCAGCGGCGCGCAGATCGACTCGTTCGCGCGGCGCGCGCTGTGGGAGGCGGGCCTCGATTTCGACCATGGCACCGGCCACGGCGTCGGCGCGTTTCTCTCCGTCCACGAGGGGCCGGCGCGCATCTCGAAGGTGAGCACCGTGCCGCTCGAGCCCGGCATGCTGCTGTCGAACGAGCCCGGCTACTACAGGACCGGCGCCTACGGCATCCGCATCGAAAATCTGGTGCTCGTGCTGCCGCCGCAGGAAATTGCCGGCGGCGAGCGGCCGATTCTGTCGTTCGAGACGGTGTCGTTCGCGCCAATCGACACGCGGCTGGTCGACGCCGCGCTGCTGACGGCGGAGGAGCGGGCGTGGCTCAACGCGTACCACACCGCTCTGCCCGCCAAGCTCGGCCATCTGCTTGGCGCGGATGACAAGGCCTGGCTGCTCGCCGCAACCAAGCCGATTTTAGATACTGGACAGATCAGTCCATAA